A stretch of Primulina tabacum isolate GXHZ01 chromosome 13, ASM2559414v2, whole genome shotgun sequence DNA encodes these proteins:
- the LOC142522800 gene encoding senescence-specific cysteine protease SAG39-like: protein MALTPFLKVFFAALIVLELWAFQAIARPIPYGLMAERYDKWIKQYGRVYNDDAEKAMRFKIFKENLEYIESFNEAGTRPYKLAVNQFADLTKQEFLASYTGYKKGSRPKTIKATSFRYENVTSVPTSMDWRDKGAVTGVKDQGNCGSCWAFSAVAAMEGIHQLKAGKLVSLSEQALMDCDRADEDQGCKGGFMETAFKFILENKGLTTEANYPYQGVDGTCNSKKAASHVVQIKGYEKVPKNSESSLLKAVANQPVSVGIEANGDFQFYSSGVFTGFCGTSLNHGVAAVGYGVSDNGTKYWLVKNSWGTEWGEKGYIKMQRDTHAKEGLCGIATEACYPTA from the exons GATCGTATTGGAGCTGTGGGCTTTTCAAGCCATAGCTCGCCCGATTCCTTATGGACTTATGGCTGAAAGATATGATAAATGGATTAAACAATATGGACGTGTGTATAATGATGATGCTGAGAAGGCGATGAGATTCAAAATATTCAAGGAGAATCTGGAATATATTGAATCTTTCAATGAAGCAGGGACTCGGCCTTACAAGCTAGCTGTAAACCAGTTTGCTGATTTAACAAAACAGGAGTTTTTAGCATCCTACACAGGATACAAAAAGGGCTCTCGTCCAAAGACAATTAAGGCTACATCATTCAGATACGAGAACGTAACATCAGTACCAACGAGCATGGACTGGAGAGATAAGGGAGCTGTCACAGGTGTTAAGGACCAAGGCAACTGTG GAAGTTGCTGGGCTTTCTCAGCAGTTGCAGCCATGGAAGGTATCCACCAACTCAAAGCAGGAAAACTGGTTTCCTTATCCGAGCAAGCACTAATGGATTGTGACAGAGCAGATGAAGACCAAGGTTGTAAAGGCGGTTTCATGGAGACGGCATTTAAGTTCATCCTCGAAAACAAAGGACTCACAACCGAAGCAAACTATCCGTACCAAGGAGTTGATGGAACCTGCAATTCAAAAAAGGCAGCCTCCCATGTTGTCCAGATTAAAGGTTACGAAAAGGTCCCAAAAAACAGCGAGTCCTCATTGCTGAAAGCTGTGGCTAACCAACCAGTATCTGTTGGCATAGAAGCTAATGGAGATTTCCAGTTCTACTCTAGTGGAGTTTTTACTGGATTTTGTGGAACTTCGCTAAATCATGGTGTTGCTGCGGTTGGTTATGGTGTATCTGATAATGGAACCAAGTATTGGTTGGTCAAGAATTCGTGGGGAACAGAATGGGGTGAGAAAGGATACATTAAGATGCAAAGGGATACCCATGCTAAAGAAGGGCTATGTGGGATTGCCACGGAAGCTTGTTATCCAACAGCTTAA